In bacterium, one DNA window encodes the following:
- a CDS encoding nucleotidyltransferase family protein — MVIGFDMPEGGLAALCSKWKVRELAVFGSALREDFGPESDVDVLVSFYPAATWSGWDLMEMKHELEVLFSRPVDLVEKEALRNPWRKREILSTCRVVYAA; from the coding sequence ATGGTCATTGGTTTTGACATGCCCGAAGGCGGCCTCGCGGCGCTCTGCAGCAAATGGAAGGTCCGCGAACTGGCAGTGTTCGGCTCGGCGCTTCGGGAGGACTTTGGGCCCGAGAGCGACGTGGACGTGTTGGTGAGCTTCTATCCGGCTGCGACTTGGAGTGGGTGGGACTTGATGGAGATGAAGCACGAACTCGAAGTCCTGTTCAGTCGTCCGGTTGATTTGGTTGAGAAAGAGGCGCTGCGGAATCCCTGGCGGAAACGGGAGATACTGAGCACATGCCGGGTGGTGTATGCGGCCTGA
- a CDS encoding phosphate acyltransferase gives MMDSLGAWIQKLGDRAPIRTFERMIEVCESHAADGGSKRIVLACAEDAKLIEAIELARERDIVSPILVGNSSAIEAAARSVSVNLDAYEVIDVPDYQAALKESVAMLARDDADILMRGAVAAVDFLKAVLAQKRELDISGLLTQVSCLKIPDYHKMLLMSDAAVVIKPTLQQKKEIIVNAISVANALGISVPKVALMAAVEVVNPAMEATRENAIISKMGDRGQIRGAVIDGPLSLDVATFKSAAELKGVKGEVAGDADILIVNKIEEGNILYKSLIRFAHAKTGSVLVGSRKPMIITSRVEVQNNELHSIALAVLLHTFYNRRASEAA, from the coding sequence ATGATGGACTCCTTGGGGGCGTGGATACAGAAACTCGGCGATCGGGCGCCTATAAGAACATTCGAGCGTATGATCGAGGTCTGCGAGTCGCACGCGGCAGATGGGGGTAGCAAGCGTATAGTTTTGGCTTGTGCTGAGGACGCAAAGCTGATTGAGGCGATAGAGCTTGCCCGTGAGCGAGACATCGTATCTCCCATCTTAGTGGGCAACAGCAGCGCAATAGAGGCTGCGGCCAGGAGTGTCAGCGTCAACCTTGATGCTTACGAGGTGATTGATGTTCCCGACTACCAGGCTGCACTGAAGGAGTCGGTTGCCATGCTTGCGCGCGACGATGCGGACATCCTCATGAGGGGCGCCGTGGCTGCCGTCGATTTTTTGAAAGCCGTCCTTGCCCAAAAGCGAGAGCTGGACATCTCTGGCCTTCTGACACAGGTGTCCTGCCTCAAGATACCAGACTACCATAAGATGCTTCTGATGTCCGACGCGGCAGTCGTGATCAAGCCAACCTTGCAGCAGAAGAAGGAGATAATTGTCAACGCCATCTCCGTGGCGAACGCGCTGGGCATCAGCGTGCCGAAGGTCGCTTTAATGGCAGCGGTTGAGGTCGTCAACCCGGCGATGGAGGCGACGAGGGAGAACGCCATCATCTCCAAGATGGGGGACAGGGGCCAGATAAGAGGCGCCGTGATAGATGGACCGCTGTCGCTGGACGTTGCAACGTTCAAGTCCGCGGCAGAGTTGAAGGGTGTCAAGGGCGAGGTTGCGGGCGATGCCGACATCCTGATTGTCAACAAAATCGAGGAAGGTAACATACTCTACAAGTCCCTGATCAGGTTCGCCCACGCCAAAACGGGCAGCGTTCTTGTCGGCTCCCGTAAGCCGATGATCATCACCTCCCGCGTCGAGGTGCAGAACAACGAGCTGCATTCCATCGCGCTTGCCGTGCTTCTGCACACCTTCTACAACAGACGCGCGAGCGAGGCCGCCTGA
- the buk gene encoding butyrate kinase: MVNRDLIIVVNPGSTSTKVALFGENGSVLQETVAHDRALVAASRVVYEQYEWRMETILKILEKLEGWQTRTRGVVGRGGLLHPLPGGTYLVNDDMVEDLKVSRYGDHPSNLGAPLAKGIADKLGVPAFIVDSVMTDELWDIARISGYAEIQRVSTTHALNIKATARRRAEQLNKPIEDTSFVVCHLGGGISVVSLKGGKIVDMNNALLGEGTFSPERVGTLPVRQLIDLCFSGKFASAGEMKHKLVKEGGLYSYLKTNDLQKIEQMIADGDKKADLVFSAMAFQIAKAIGGAACALSGKMDGILISGGAAQSKVLIERILERIKFLGPVYVHAGEGELESLAQGAARVLDGVEEAKTYARISE; the protein is encoded by the coding sequence ATGGTTAATAGAGACTTGATCATTGTGGTGAATCCCGGCTCCACCTCGACCAAGGTAGCTTTGTTTGGAGAGAATGGCTCCGTTCTCCAGGAGACAGTCGCCCATGACAGGGCCTTGGTGGCAGCCTCTCGAGTTGTCTATGAGCAGTACGAGTGGAGGATGGAGACGATCCTGAAGATTCTGGAGAAACTAGAGGGTTGGCAGACTAGAACGCGAGGCGTGGTTGGCCGAGGCGGTCTGCTGCACCCGCTGCCGGGAGGGACATATCTTGTCAACGACGATATGGTGGAGGACCTGAAGGTGTCCCGCTACGGCGATCACCCCTCAAATCTTGGCGCGCCGCTCGCCAAGGGGATCGCAGATAAGCTGGGTGTTCCGGCCTTCATCGTCGATTCGGTAATGACGGACGAGCTGTGGGACATAGCACGCATCTCGGGCTACGCCGAGATACAGCGAGTATCAACGACGCACGCGCTTAACATCAAGGCCACTGCGAGGCGACGTGCTGAGCAGCTCAACAAGCCAATTGAGGATACGAGCTTCGTGGTTTGCCATCTAGGAGGCGGCATCTCGGTGGTGTCGCTGAAGGGCGGGAAGATCGTCGATATGAATAACGCACTCTTGGGCGAGGGCACGTTCAGCCCCGAAAGAGTGGGCACACTGCCCGTTCGCCAGCTGATAGACCTCTGCTTCTCTGGCAAGTTTGCGTCGGCAGGGGAGATGAAACACAAGCTGGTCAAGGAGGGCGGGCTTTACAGCTATCTTAAAACAAATGACCTTCAGAAGATCGAGCAGATGATTGCAGACGGCGACAAGAAAGCGGACCTGGTCTTTTCGGCGATGGCATTTCAGATTGCCAAAGCGATAGGCGGTGCGGCCTGCGCTCTTTCGGGGAAGATGGACGGAATACTGATCAGCGGTGGGGCTGCGCAGTCGAAGGTCCTTATAGAACGGATATTAGAAAGGATCAAGTTCCTTGGACCGGTTTACGTTCACGCGGGAGAGGGGGAATTGGAGTCGTTGGCGCAGGGGGCGGCACGTGTGCTAGATGGAGTTGAAGAGGCCAAGACCTACGCCAGGATTAGCGAGTAG
- a CDS encoding site-specific DNA-methyltransferase gives MTASEKRRGDRVATESANLLEEQVDRLRELFPECVTEGKVDFERLRATLGDEVDSRPERYSFSWAGKRDAIRILQMRSRASLVPCREESIDFEKTSNIFIEGDNLEVLKLLYKSYFGRVKMIYIDPPYNTGNDFIYRDNYTDPLETYLQISGQKDAEGNLLTSNPETSGRYHSAWLSMMYPRLFLARQLLAEEGVILISADDHEINGLRMVMNEIFGEENMLANLVWHLPSGTSAGHFTRAHEYIVAFARSKNTLPNFPSSDETAVTGRTTIRPSRLNPTSRIDFPPGLEFEGSSAIFKGILGDQEPVRIVGGAMIFENGKLRQGVTLEAAWRMRNQMISWLGGKETFDTKGQRLVRIYFNRFGIPWYEKQREFTNPKSVVQGPTTKHGTLEIEAIFGARVMPFPKPSSLLKTLISIPLKSDEKSIVMDFFAGSCPAAHAVLELNREDGGSRRFIMVQLPELTSQDSTARNAGFKTIGDIGKERIRRVIAKIKNESEGELELQDRNAQEDLGFRVFKLAESNYKQWAGVPEMEPGEYADEMALFTDPLVKDFKPENVLWEVAIKEGYGLNSSMEKLSLEQANMVYRVTDPDKGQSLLVCLDEVLNPPAVTALGLCRDDLFVCRDVALNDELAANLALQCRLKTI, from the coding sequence ATGACGGCAAGTGAGAAACGCAGAGGCGATCGGGTCGCGACGGAATCCGCGAACTTGCTTGAGGAGCAGGTTGACAGGTTGCGAGAGCTGTTCCCCGAATGTGTCACGGAGGGGAAGGTCGATTTCGAGAGGCTTCGAGCGACCCTCGGGGATGAGGTCGACTCGCGTCCAGAGCGCTACTCCTTTTCATGGGCGGGGAAGCGGGATGCGATCCGCATTCTTCAGATGCGCAGCCGTGCAAGTCTCGTTCCGTGCCGTGAGGAGTCGATCGATTTTGAGAAAACGAGCAATATCTTCATCGAAGGGGATAACCTGGAGGTCCTGAAGCTTCTATACAAGTCCTACTTCGGGCGGGTGAAGATGATCTACATCGACCCGCCTTACAATACCGGCAATGACTTCATTTACCGAGATAACTATACTGATCCTTTAGAGACTTACCTTCAGATCTCGGGTCAGAAGGACGCGGAGGGTAATCTGCTCACAAGCAATCCAGAAACCTCGGGGCGTTACCACTCGGCCTGGCTCTCAATGATGTATCCGCGCCTGTTCCTGGCACGGCAGTTGCTCGCCGAGGAGGGCGTGATTCTCATTTCTGCTGACGATCACGAGATAAACGGTCTCCGCATGGTGATGAATGAGATATTCGGCGAGGAGAATATGTTAGCCAATCTGGTGTGGCACTTGCCTAGCGGTACCTCAGCGGGGCATTTTACTCGAGCTCATGAGTACATCGTTGCATTTGCGCGGAGCAAGAACACCCTCCCGAATTTCCCCTCATCGGACGAAACAGCGGTGACAGGGAGGACAACCATCAGGCCCAGTAGGCTGAATCCTACAAGCAGGATAGATTTCCCTCCAGGGCTAGAGTTTGAGGGATCTAGCGCGATCTTCAAGGGCATTCTCGGCGATCAGGAACCTGTGAGAATCGTTGGTGGCGCGATGATCTTTGAGAACGGGAAGCTACGCCAAGGCGTGACGCTGGAGGCCGCATGGAGAATGAGAAATCAAATGATCAGTTGGCTGGGAGGCAAGGAGACCTTTGACACAAAGGGTCAGAGACTCGTGAGGATATACTTCAATCGATTCGGTATCCCATGGTACGAAAAACAGAGGGAGTTCACGAATCCTAAATCAGTGGTGCAAGGACCAACGACCAAGCATGGCACGCTCGAGATTGAGGCAATCTTCGGCGCACGTGTGATGCCCTTCCCCAAGCCCTCGAGCTTGCTCAAGACGCTGATCTCGATTCCCCTCAAGAGCGACGAAAAATCCATTGTCATGGACTTTTTTGCCGGTTCGTGTCCCGCCGCTCACGCTGTTCTTGAGCTCAATCGTGAGGACGGCGGTAGTCGCCGGTTCATTATGGTGCAGCTACCCGAGCTGACGTCTCAGGATTCTACAGCGCGGAATGCTGGATTCAAGACTATAGGGGATATCGGGAAGGAGCGTATTCGACGGGTGATTGCCAAGATCAAGAACGAGTCCGAGGGCGAACTTGAGCTGCAAGACCGCAATGCGCAAGAGGATCTGGGTTTCAGAGTCTTCAAGCTAGCTGAATCGAACTACAAGCAGTGGGCTGGCGTGCCAGAGATGGAGCCGGGTGAATACGCAGACGAGATGGCTCTGTTCACCGATCCTCTTGTCAAAGATTTCAAACCGGAGAACGTGCTTTGGGAAGTGGCTATCAAGGAAGGCTATGGCCTTAATTCTTCGATGGAAAAGCTATCTCTGGAGCAGGCTAATATGGTTTACCGCGTGACGGATCCTGATAAGGGCCAATCGCTCTTGGTTTGTTTGGACGAAGTGCTGAATCCGCCAGCCGTGACGGCGCTGGGCCTATGCAGGGACGACCTGTTCGTCTGTCGGGACGTAGCGCTGAACGATGAGTTGGCCGCAAATCTCGCACTACAATGTCGGTTGAAAACGATTTAG
- a CDS encoding type II toxin-antitoxin system HicA family toxin encodes MAKLPVLSSKEIIRVLHEAGFEYAPKRGKGSHSAFVKRDKDSTRLVIVPHRKEIPRGTLISILEQAGLSKEEFMELLG; translated from the coding sequence ATGGCGAAACTGCCTGTCCTATCCTCAAAGGAAATAATCCGGGTGTTGCACGAAGCCGGCTTTGAATATGCTCCCAAGAGGGGAAAGGGAAGTCATTCGGCATTTGTGAAAAGAGATAAGGACAGCACTCGTCTTGTCATTGTGCCTCATCGAAAGGAGATTCCCAGGGGGACGTTGATTTCAATCTTGGAACAGGCAGGCCTTTCAAAAGAGGAATTCATGGAACTGCTGGGATAG
- the der gene encoding ribosome biogenesis GTPase Der — MRRRLPTISIVGRPNVGKSTLFNRLVGRRKAIVHGTPGVTRDRNYEVADVNDTSVMLVDTGGFLRGAPDSITRAVERQVEFAVAESDAIIFMVDGRSGLLPQDEETAAFLRRMTDSVIVAVNKIDMESQESLAAEFYSLGFERVLAISAEHKLGIGDLKETLANIIASPVTEAANAPDEATFCAIVGRPNVGKSSIVNSLLGEERVLVHETAGTTRDATDSKVRVKGQDYMLIDTAGIRRRSKVSELLEKESIMVAERSIRRSDVTLLVLDATQPATSQDAKIASVVVEQGKGLILVVNKWDLIEKNDRTMGVFIKRIQDETSFAIFAPIVFVSAVTRQRLLSMFPLIDAVNDECQRRISTGILNRFMQDEVFSKHPMIKRRKPVRFYYTTQASVRPPTFAIFTNRPDDVNDAYLRYIEGRLREEFGFDGSPIRVFVRKHH; from the coding sequence ATGCGAAGACGACTACCGACCATTAGCATTGTGGGGCGGCCGAACGTGGGCAAATCCACGCTGTTCAATCGGCTTGTTGGCCGCCGGAAGGCGATCGTGCATGGCACTCCGGGCGTGACGCGAGATCGCAATTACGAGGTGGCCGACGTCAATGATACGTCAGTCATGCTCGTTGACACGGGCGGTTTTTTGCGAGGCGCACCTGATTCAATCACGAGGGCAGTCGAACGTCAGGTTGAGTTCGCAGTCGCCGAATCCGACGCGATAATCTTCATGGTCGATGGCCGCTCGGGCCTTTTGCCCCAGGACGAGGAGACCGCTGCGTTCCTGCGTCGGATGACCGATTCGGTGATAGTTGCAGTCAACAAGATCGATATGGAAAGCCAGGAATCGCTCGCGGCCGAGTTCTATTCGCTGGGTTTTGAGCGGGTGCTAGCTATCTCGGCCGAGCACAAACTCGGCATCGGCGACCTGAAAGAGACCCTGGCCAACATCATCGCCTCACCCGTAACTGAGGCGGCGAACGCGCCTGACGAGGCGACGTTCTGCGCGATCGTGGGCCGTCCGAACGTGGGGAAATCGTCGATAGTCAACTCTCTTTTGGGCGAGGAGCGCGTGCTCGTGCACGAGACGGCGGGCACGACGCGCGATGCCACCGACAGCAAAGTCCGCGTCAAGGGGCAAGACTACATGCTCATTGACACCGCCGGCATAAGACGTCGGAGCAAGGTGTCAGAACTCTTGGAGAAGGAGAGCATCATGGTCGCCGAGCGCAGCATCCGCCGGTCCGACGTAACGCTACTCGTGCTGGATGCGACCCAGCCTGCAACGAGTCAGGATGCTAAGATCGCGTCGGTAGTGGTCGAGCAGGGCAAGGGGCTGATTCTGGTGGTCAACAAATGGGACCTGATTGAGAAGAACGACAGGACAATGGGTGTCTTTATCAAGCGCATCCAAGACGAAACGTCGTTCGCCATATTCGCACCGATTGTCTTCGTTTCGGCGGTGACGAGGCAGCGGCTGCTTTCGATGTTCCCGCTGATCGACGCCGTGAACGACGAGTGCCAGAGACGTATAAGCACGGGCATCCTGAACAGGTTCATGCAGGACGAGGTTTTCAGCAAGCATCCGATGATCAAGCGCAGAAAGCCGGTCAGATTCTACTACACGACGCAGGCGTCGGTCCGTCCCCCCACGTTCGCCATCTTCACGAACCGCCCGGACGATGTTAACGACGCCTACCTGCGCTACATCGAGGGGCGCCTCCGCGAGGAGTTCGGCTTCGATGGCAGCCCGATACGAGTGTTCGTGCGCAAGCACCATTGA
- a CDS encoding N-6 DNA methylase has translation MIAWEGQENAMSGEMSGTGMNIVRREQLADLRRALRKARRRTASLMSGPHPMNRAAVVVIAAASAVAWLARTKEEKWPPANIDASSWPQALHNALDVVLSSDKGARLADINSAARLLSESLPRRFWLADDILVWVYESCDEGRSARRYKGQYYTPGWLSELLVRLCLKAHSERKRQSKAAPKLRILDPACGSGAFLLAAARILYESQPEAEQLPDATGTPNKADVGDNLFGLDIDPTALALAELSLGFLRFRLHGKFDTTAASLHRRDFLDKRSGLPFNRPSPSHQPNGSTFPLNPASSTKFDVIVGNPPYLGFHHHSPTYRQRVLARYSVFDGKADVFYYFIERGVECLRTGGVLGYVVPRYWLGADKAAPLRGFLARKTELVYLLDFNTVSVFGGRGIQVCVLVLRKEKPNPSHTLRVFRAPSVAKIDGRVSLESLLPSAASAWMSFDVPQQLLADRWVLAPPAERELMRKLEAASDSVLGDVALVSPGLITGADRVRGDGQQASMRAQEGIFVLYKDEVAALKLLPQELALLKPWVKNSQLDRWALRDSGQYVLYIVEKPDPVSMPNLTRHLARFRDILESRYEVGPMNRPWWRLIRPRRPEQFVSATPKILVPFKAEESRFAVDYGRYYCSADVYCINPGDAVLPEYLCCLLNSSLLGFYFRRIAKKMGRLYEYYAHTLVRLPIKVAPMSDQERFKSLHDEIVARVKEARQARLADSQAVSDLERTIDEAVFEIYGIAAQELPPSEIASGKS, from the coding sequence ATGATTGCTTGGGAAGGGCAAGAGAACGCTATGTCCGGGGAGATGTCAGGCACGGGCATGAACATCGTTCGTCGAGAACAGCTAGCTGACCTTAGGAGGGCACTTCGTAAGGCGCGCCGGCGAACGGCATCTCTTATGTCTGGCCCTCATCCCATGAACAGGGCCGCCGTTGTAGTAATTGCGGCCGCATCGGCAGTGGCCTGGCTTGCGCGGACTAAGGAGGAAAAGTGGCCTCCGGCAAACATCGATGCGTCCAGCTGGCCCCAAGCCCTTCACAATGCCCTCGATGTCGTCCTCTCTAGCGACAAAGGAGCCCGCCTTGCGGACATCAATTCCGCGGCCAGGCTGCTTTCCGAGTCGCTGCCGCGCAGATTCTGGTTGGCTGATGACATCTTGGTCTGGGTGTATGAGTCGTGCGATGAGGGCAGAAGTGCTCGACGCTACAAAGGGCAGTATTACACGCCTGGTTGGCTCTCAGAGCTCTTGGTCCGGCTTTGTCTAAAGGCTCACTCCGAGCGCAAGAGGCAGTCCAAAGCCGCACCCAAACTCAGGATACTCGACCCGGCATGTGGCTCAGGCGCTTTTCTTCTGGCAGCGGCTCGTATTCTGTATGAATCGCAGCCTGAGGCTGAGCAGCTACCCGATGCGACAGGGACCCCGAACAAAGCTGACGTGGGGGATAACCTGTTCGGGCTCGACATCGATCCGACCGCCCTCGCCCTCGCAGAGCTGAGTTTGGGCTTTCTCCGCTTTCGCCTGCACGGAAAATTCGATACTACTGCCGCCAGTTTGCATCGGCGCGACTTCCTAGACAAAAGATCAGGACTTCCTTTCAATAGACCATCCCCGTCACACCAACCGAATGGCTCGACGTTTCCGCTCAATCCTGCATCGAGCACGAAGTTCGACGTCATAGTCGGCAATCCTCCCTATCTTGGATTCCATCATCACTCGCCAACTTATCGGCAGCGGGTCTTGGCCCGCTACTCGGTCTTTGATGGGAAGGCAGACGTCTTCTACTACTTCATCGAAAGAGGCGTCGAGTGCCTCCGCACGGGAGGCGTCTTGGGATACGTGGTCCCTCGTTACTGGCTTGGGGCGGACAAGGCGGCGCCACTGCGCGGCTTCCTCGCCCGAAAAACCGAGCTGGTCTATCTGCTCGATTTCAACACTGTTTCCGTGTTCGGTGGGCGAGGCATTCAGGTGTGCGTGCTGGTCCTAAGAAAAGAGAAACCAAACCCGTCGCACACGCTCAGGGTCTTTCGTGCTCCGAGCGTGGCCAAGATCGACGGCCGCGTCAGTCTAGAGAGCCTTCTGCCGAGCGCCGCATCGGCGTGGATGAGCTTCGACGTGCCGCAGCAGCTGCTCGCCGATCGCTGGGTGTTAGCGCCTCCGGCAGAGCGGGAGCTGATGCGCAAACTTGAGGCCGCTTCAGATTCGGTTCTGGGCGACGTGGCGTTGGTGAGTCCAGGCCTCATCACTGGGGCGGACAGGGTGCGAGGAGACGGCCAGCAGGCGTCCATGCGGGCTCAGGAGGGCATATTCGTGCTTTACAAGGATGAGGTTGCCGCCTTGAAACTACTGCCGCAGGAACTGGCACTTCTCAAGCCGTGGGTAAAAAACTCTCAACTTGATCGATGGGCTTTGCGGGATTCTGGGCAATATGTCCTCTACATCGTGGAGAAACCAGACCCGGTGAGCATGCCGAACCTGACTCGGCACCTTGCGAGGTTCCGGGACATTCTCGAGAGCCGCTACGAGGTTGGTCCGATGAATAGACCCTGGTGGAGGCTCATCCGGCCAAGAAGACCAGAGCAGTTCGTGTCCGCCACCCCCAAAATATTGGTCCCGTTCAAGGCTGAAGAGAGCAGGTTCGCGGTCGATTATGGCCGCTATTACTGTAGCGCGGACGTCTATTGCATAAATCCCGGAGACGCGGTTCTGCCGGAATATCTCTGTTGTCTGCTCAATTCGAGCCTGCTGGGCTTCTACTTTCGGCGCATCGCCAAGAAGATGGGGCGCTTATATGAATACTACGCTCACACGCTTGTCAGGCTCCCGATAAAGGTTGCCCCGATGTCGGATCAGGAACGATTCAAGAGCCTGCATGACGAGATTGTGGCTCGAGTCAAGGAGGCTCGCCAGGCCAGGCTTGCGGACTCGCAAGCAGTCAGCGACCTGGAGCGAACGATTGACGAGGCGGTGTTCGAGATTTATGGGATCGCGGCCCAAGAGCTGCCGCCAAGCGAGATAGCATCCGGCAAGTCCTGA
- a CDS encoding site-specific integrase: protein MAIIKRTGSDIFYVDFRDQGGCRHRISTGTRSRRVALQIEAKLKSDAVSGKFFGPSRGQLRLATVLQRYVDWQKTMGKRWGRSDLAMRNILRVLNGSISAGRLTVIDVDRYKRERLQSVKPGTLQRELTVLIAALNRAVERGELSVNPLAGRVKQMMVAPRNRVLGDSEVNRLLAEAQNGPNYLLPALALMVGAGCRRGEALGLLWQDIDLDSGSIIIHAEKTKKSRVVPLAGWLQDILKAVPRVGATVIATNEGQAIESIKRSFHSCCERARIEHVVLHDLRRTFGTRMARAGASPWIIQSLLGHQSLRTTQMYVSISDSAMRRAVFEACPAPDGLGLGQDDESNRMHISGHK from the coding sequence CAAGCGAACTGGTTCTGACATCTTCTATGTCGATTTCCGGGACCAGGGTGGTTGTCGGCATCGAATCTCAACGGGCACTAGGAGCCGGCGGGTTGCTCTTCAAATCGAGGCGAAGCTCAAGTCGGACGCAGTGTCGGGCAAGTTCTTTGGGCCGTCCCGTGGGCAGCTGAGGCTTGCGACAGTCCTTCAACGATATGTTGATTGGCAGAAGACTATGGGGAAGCGCTGGGGTCGGTCTGACCTGGCTATGCGTAATATCCTGCGGGTCCTGAACGGTAGTATCTCGGCTGGTAGGCTCACGGTGATAGATGTTGATCGGTATAAGCGGGAGCGATTGCAGAGCGTCAAGCCTGGGACTCTTCAGCGTGAATTGACTGTGCTGATCGCAGCGTTGAATCGAGCTGTCGAACGAGGCGAGTTGAGCGTCAACCCACTTGCGGGTCGAGTAAAACAGATGATGGTTGCTCCTCGTAACCGCGTCTTAGGGGACAGTGAGGTCAATCGTTTGCTTGCCGAGGCGCAGAACGGGCCGAACTATTTACTGCCGGCACTCGCACTGATGGTTGGGGCGGGTTGTCGTCGAGGTGAAGCTTTGGGGTTGTTATGGCAGGATATTGATCTTGATTCGGGGTCAATCATTATCCACGCAGAGAAGACCAAGAAAAGTCGGGTGGTGCCGTTGGCAGGCTGGCTTCAGGACATACTCAAAGCGGTGCCTCGGGTTGGGGCGACTGTGATTGCTACAAACGAAGGGCAGGCGATCGAAAGCATCAAGCGGAGCTTTCACTCTTGTTGCGAACGTGCGCGGATCGAACACGTAGTTCTTCACGATCTGCGGCGGACTTTCGGGACACGAATGGCGCGAGCGGGCGCGAGTCCGTGGATCATTCAAAGCTTGCTCGGACATCAGTCATTGCGGACGACCCAAATGTATGTTTCAATCTCCGATTCGGCGATGCGCCGTGCTGTTTTTGAGGCATGTCCAGCGCCGGACGGCTTAGGGCTTGGTCAAGACGATGAGAGTAACAGGATGCATATAAGTGGGCACAAATAA
- a CDS encoding type II toxin-antitoxin system HicB family antitoxin, whose translation MEKGGYMRTFDYTVVVWKEKEAYVSKCPELGVASCGDSITEATENLKEAVELYLENAEALGLLEDIQESLITREKYTSHVEVVR comes from the coding sequence ATGGAGAAAGGTGGCTATATGAGGACATTTGACTATACAGTAGTAGTTTGGAAGGAGAAAGAGGCTTACGTCTCAAAATGTCCTGAACTCGGCGTTGCTAGTTGCGGCGATTCAATCACTGAGGCGACAGAGAACCTTAAGGAGGCAGTAGAGCTTTATCTCGAAAACGCGGAAGCCCTCGGATTATTGGAGGATATCCAAGAGAGCCTCATAACACGGGAGAAATACACCTCGCATGTAGAAGTCGTAAGGTGA